A genome region from Chengkuizengella sp. SCS-71B includes the following:
- a CDS encoding LysM peptidoglycan-binding domain-containing protein has protein sequence MDFIFIEPNGGELRLPVSPSQLTVRHQQHKETIQFITKGEVDFPKGKKIDEISFSSFFPLYYDESYCQYKDFPTPLEATTMLNGWIESKKPVRLVISQIDLSMLVFIDGFTTTYKGGEPGDIYYDLTCREWREVSIKQVNTLKQTTNRSDTKKTSSIYVVKSGDSLYRIAKKELGSGPRWSEIYQLNKGVIGNNPNLIYPGQKLVMPS, from the coding sequence GTGGATTTTATATTTATTGAACCTAATGGTGGCGAACTTAGACTTCCTGTATCACCGAGTCAACTTACGGTTCGTCATCAGCAGCATAAAGAAACGATTCAGTTTATAACTAAAGGAGAAGTAGATTTTCCAAAAGGCAAAAAAATCGATGAAATCAGCTTCTCCTCTTTTTTCCCACTTTATTATGATGAAAGTTATTGTCAATATAAGGACTTTCCTACTCCACTTGAAGCTACAACAATGCTAAATGGCTGGATTGAATCAAAAAAGCCCGTTCGACTTGTCATTTCACAAATTGATTTAAGCATGTTGGTATTCATAGATGGTTTTACCACTACATACAAAGGAGGGGAGCCAGGGGACATTTATTATGATTTAACTTGTAGAGAATGGAGAGAAGTCAGTATCAAACAAGTGAATACGTTAAAACAGACAACTAATCGATCCGATACAAAAAAAACCTCCTCTATCTATGTAGTTAAATCAGGTGATTCCCTATATCGCATTGCTAAAAAGGAACTTGGCTCAGGTCCTCGTTGGTCTGAAATTTATCAGTTAAACAAAGGGGTTATAGGTAACAATCCAAACCTTATTTACCCTGGACAAAAGCTGGTGATGCCCTCATGA